GAAGTGGTGGGGCATCAGGGGGGTCCGGGCAGGCGGCCCGTCTCCCCGCCGAACCGCCGCACCGTCCCCGGACGGCCCTCAGCGCTCCGCGTCGGTCGTGCGGCCGGGGGTCGGTGGCCGCTTGTACGAGGTTGTGCTCCAGCCGTTCGAGGGTGTGCGGGGCGGCCGTGCGTTCGCCGTCCTGAGGCCGGCCGTGTACCGCTGATCAGAAGGAGGGCTTGGGGCGCCTTCGCCGAACAAGCGCCCGCCCGAGTCCCGCCACCGCAGGACCGGCGCTTCCACGGCCGTGTCGCCCGCGCTCGTGCGAAGCGCGGGCCACACGGCACGGGACGGGTGTCAGGCGTTCGCCGCCGGACCGGCGGTGCGCCGCCGCCGGACCAGCGCGAGCACACCGTCCAGGACCAGGAAGGCCAGCAGGGACCAGCCCAGCAGCGGGAACGCCCAGCCGACGGCGACCACCAGGGGCACGGTCACGGCCAGGGCGGGCCAGGGCAGGTGCCGCCACGTGCCGCGCGCGGGTGCGCGGCCCACCAGGGCACGGCGGTCCGCCCGGGTGGGCCGGCGCTGCCACCACACGCGGTAGCCGAGCACGATGCCGACGCTCAGCCCGAGCGCGATGACCGCGAGGACGATCTGGTTGGCCAGTCCGAAGAGGGTGCCCATGTGGGCGCGTACGCCGAGGCTGCTGAGCTTGGCCAGCACCGGGTGGTCCGCCCAGTCGACACGCGAGGTGATCTCGCCGCTGTGCGGGTCGACGGCCGCCTTGTCCATGCGGACCGGCCACAGGCCGTCGGTCTGGGCGACCGTCCAGGTGCTCTCCTCGTCGGCCGGCACGCTGAGCTCCACCGGACCGTCGAGACCCGCGGCACGGGCCTTCTCCAGGATCCGGTCGGGGCTGAGTCCCTGCGGAAGGCCGCTGTCCACGGCGTTCCCGCCGGTCTCGTGCCCGTCGGAGCGGTCGGAGGAGCCCTCAGCGGATGCGGTGGTGTCCAGTTCGGGCGCGTATGCGCTCAGGGAGGTGCGCAGTTCGGTGAAGCGTTCGCCGGCGTACGCCGACCAGGTCAGACCGGTGGCACTGAGGACGAGCAGCCCGGCCGAGATCCACACGCCGGTGATCGCGTGGAGGCTGCGGCTGCGGCGCACTCCGCGGGCCCCGCGCTCGGGCAGCAGCATGTCGCGCTTCGCTCCCCCCGCGTAGGTGCGCCGGCGTCCGAACCACAGCAGCAGACCGCCCAGGACCAGCACCCACAGCCAGCTCGCGGCGAGTTCGGAGTACAGCCGGCCCGTCTCCCCGAGGTGGAGGTTGCGGTGCAGGTCGTCCAGCCAGGTCGCCAGGGGCGTCGAGCCGGACCAGGTCGTCAGGGCGCCGCGTACCTCGGCGGTGTAGGGATCGACGTAGACGGTGCGCTGCTTGTCCTGCTCGGCGAGCTCGGGGACGGAGAGCACGATCTTGGTGGTGTGGTCGGCGGCCTCGGGCGGGATGACCGACACGATGCTGCCCTCGGGGTGGGCCTCGCGGGCAGACGCTGTCTGCTCCGTCAGCGGTTTCGGCGTCCCACCCACCTCCTCCACCCGCAGCTCCTGGCTGTAGACGAGCTGGTCCAGCTGGGGAACGGCGGTGTACGCCAGCCCGGTCAGCGCCGCTACCAGCAGGAACGGGGCGACCAGGATGCCGGCGTAGAAGTGCAGCCGGGTCAGCAGGGGCCACCAGCCGGAGCGTGTACGACCGTTGGCGGGGGCGGCGGACGAGGTCGTGCCGGACCGGTCGGACGTGGGCTTCTCGTCCGGGGAGTCGGCGGCTGGAGCTCCGTTGGGAGAGGCGTCGGAGGTGGTGCTCATGAGTGGGTTCAGCTCCTGAAGTCCTGCCCGGCCCGCACGCGGCGGGCCGGGGCTGTTCACTGCCGGAAGGGCGCGCGCCACCGATCGGTCCTCGGCGCGACGAGCGGAGCCGCGCGGGAGCCGGGGGCACGCGTGAGAGCCGCCGTGTGCGGCCGGATGGTCCGGCTTCACGGGCGGTGGGAACACCGGCCGGGCGAGCGGCGCGTCGGCACCGCTGCGGTCGGATCAGTGGGTGAACAGCACAGGCGGACCACGCCGGGCGACCATGTGCTCCAGGACCCGGGTGCGGTACGGCACCTCGCGGTCCGAGCCGCGGTCCAGCGGATGGCGGCGGCGTGCGAGCAACGCCCCGACCCGCGACCACCGCCGCAGCAGGGACAGAGCGTGCAGCGCCGCCGACAGGGGTGCGCCCAGGAGTCGGCACAGCCGCCACACCACGGCCTCCCCCTGGCGCAGCCACCAGGCGGCACCGAGCCCGGCGACCAGGTGGGCGAGCAGCATGAGCGGGCTCAGATGGGCGGAGGCCGTGGCCATGCCGACGGATTCGGCCCCTGCGCCGGCGGCTCCGGTCACGACTTCCGAGCCGTAGGCGCCCATATGCCCTGCATGCGACATGAGTTCGACAGGCTGGCCGTTGGCCGCGGAGGGCGACGTCCGGGAGTGGTCCGGGCCGGTGAACGCGAAGAAAAGGTGCAGCGCGCCCTGCGTGACCGTGACCGCACCCGCGATCTGCCCGAAAGTGCGCTCCCGTCCGGCGAGGCGCCCCGCCGTGACCGCGACGGCCGTGCCGCCGACCGCGAGCAGGGCGAAGGGCGGATGATGCCCGCCGGCCACACTGTGCCCGGTGGCCGCCAGGAGCACGCACACCAGGCTGAACACCGCCACCCGCGTGGCACGGAGCAGGCCACGGTCGGCCATCACTCCTCCTCGCGTTCGTCGGGCGGTCATGCCTCTTCCGCACTACTACGTGTGCGGATCCGTCACCGTTCAATCTCGGCCACGGATGGTGCCCCGACAGCGGTCGGGACGGTCGACGTGACCGAGCCCGTGCGGCGCGTGCTCAAGGGGGCGTATGGGCGCGCACGGCTGGGGCCGGGTGAGCTTACCTTGACCAAGAACAGCCGCGTCGTTGGGCGTGGGCAAGGTCCGATGCGGCGCGGGCCCCGAGTTCCGTCACCGATCGTCGCTCTCCATCGGATACGGCAGGTACGTACGCCGGTCGGCGTCGACGGCCGGACGGTCGGCGAAGAGCCCCTGGCGGTACTGCTCCTCGGGGCCGGGGCGCTGGTGTTGTGGACCGCCCGTGCGAGCGCCCGGCACCGCGGGGGCTGGGGCGAGCCCGGCACGACGTACGCCGTCGGACTCGGCTGCGAGATCCGCCACGCGCACGGCTCGTCCACTCCGACGGCCTGGACCTCACCGGACATTCCGCCGCCACCCCGATCGGCATGGGCTGCCGCATCTGCGAACGCCTCGACTGCCCCCAGCGGGCCGCGCCGCCCCTGGACCGCGCCTCGCGGATCGATCAGAACAGCAGCACCTTCGTGCCGTACCCGGTCGACGCGACCGGAACGGGGGTGACCACCTGCCGGGCCGGACCGGTCTGCGTGAGCAAGCGAAATTCGTCGACTGCCGGGAACTGGCACGCCACTTGGACCGACTACTCACCCGTGGGCGGGCCCGTTGGGCTCGTCCGGGCAATGACGGAGGGCCGGAAGGACACGTGGATGGGCGGGCTGGACATACATATGCGCGGGGTTGCCTGCCGTCACGGCCGCGTCGAAGCAGTCGCCGACATCGATCTCGAGATCGCGGCAGGCGAGACCGTGGCGCTCACCGGGACCAACGGTTCGGGGAAGACGACTCTGCTCCGAGCCGTGCTCGGCCTGCACCGACAGGTGACAGGCACCATTCTCGTCGGAGGACGAGGGGCGACGTCGCCCGCCGAGTGGGCGTGGCGGCGCCGGTCGTGCGCCTGGATCCCGCAGAAGCCGGCCGCCGGGAGGTTTCCCCTTCGAGGGGAGGAACTGCTCACCAGCAGTGGTGCGCCGGCCGAGGCGCAAGAGGCCGCCGACCGGCTCGGCGTCGGCCCGCTGGCGCGGCGCCCGCTGCACACCCTCGCCGGAGGGCAACTGCAGCGCATGTATCTGGCGCGGGCGATCGGTTCCGTGGCGGCCGGCGCGGGGGTGCTCCTGGCCGACGAGCCCACGGCGGCGCTCGACTTCGCGGGGCAGGAGGAAGCAGCCGACGTGCTGACCTCGCTGCCGGTCACGCTCGTCGTGGTGACCCACGACCGTACCCTCGCCGAACGGTGCGACCGCGTGCTCGAGATGGCCGCCGGGCGGCTCCGGGAGGGCCGATGACCCTGGCGACCGCCGACCTCGGAGCACTCCTGCAACTCGTTCCCGTACAGCGCGCGGGCTTCGCCCTCGTGCTCGCGGCCGTCGGCCTGCCGATCGTCGGCGTGATCATCGTCGGGCTCGACATCATGCCCGTGCGCTTCGCGATGATGCACGTCGCCCTGCTCGGCATTGCCGTCGGACTCCTCACGGGTCTCGACCCGATGCTGTGCGCGCTCGTGGCGTGCGCTCTCTCGGGTGCGGGTATCGCCCCACTGGCCCGCACTCCGGACGGGCTGTCCGGCGCCATGGGCCTGCTGATGAGCCTGGCCGTCGCAGCCGCCCTCCTCGTTCTCGCGGTGTCCGGCGTCAACGCGTCCGGAGCCTTCGCCTTGCTGTGGGGCTCCATCCTCTCGGTGGGCGCCGCGGATCTCGTCGTCCTCGGTGTGCTCGCCGTGCTCGTGCCGGGCCTGTTCTGGTGGCGCCGCCGGGACGTGGCGCTGTTGCTCCACGACCGTGAACTCGCCCAGTGCTCGGGCGTTCCGGTGCGTGGCCTCACCGTGGCGCTTCTGGTCCTGGTCGCCGTCGCGGTCGCCGGCGCCATCAAGCTGACCGGCGCGCTGCTGGTCGACGCCCTCACCCTGCTCCCCGCCCTCGCCGCGCGCCGGCTGGGCAGCTCACTCAGGTCGATCACCGTCTGGGCGGTCGGTATCGGCGTCGTGGTCAACGGGGCGGGATTCCTGTCGGCCCTCTGGCTGGACTGGCCACCCGGCCCGGTCCTCGTCCTCACCGCGGGGGCAGTAGTCCTCGCCGTCCACCTCGTACCCGAACGGAGAAACACCTCATGGCGCGCACCCGCGTCCGTATCGCTTCCCTCGTCGCACTGAGCACCGCACTGCTCCTGAGCGCCGGCTGCGGAGGGGAGGGCGACGGCGACACGTCGGCCAGGGCCGGCACCGACGGTGCGAAGGGCGGTGCAAAGGACAAGCCCGTCGTGGTGGTGACCACCACGTGGGAAGGCGCTTTCGCCAAGGCCGCAGGCGCCGAGGACGTGAAGGTCATCGTGCCCCGGTCCGTGCACCACGCCCCCGACTACGACCCCAAACCCTCCGATCTCGCCGCCGTCGCCGGTGCCGACTTCGTGCTGTACGCGCCCTTCGAGCCGTACGCGGCGAAGATCAAGGAAGCAGCGGGCTCGAAGGCGGAGCTCGTCGAAGTCGATCTCGACAACGACGTCGACAAGGTCGGTGCCGAGGTGGCTCGGCTGGGCAAGCTGTTCGGTACGGAGGACGCCGCAGCCCAATGGAAGACCACCTTCTCGGGTGAGTACGCCGAACTGTCCGCCGATGTGAAGGCGGCCTGGCCCGCCGGCAAGAGCCCGAGTGTCGTCACGCAGGTGTTCACCGCCTGGTCGGCGAAGCTCGCCGGAGCGAACGTGGTCGGCACCTACGGTCCCGAGCCCGTGACACCGGCGCAGCTCGCTGACCTGTCGAAGAAGAAGCCCGCCTTGGTCCTGGACAACGCCCACATGTCAACCGGACCGGTGCTGCCCGACTCCGGGGCGAAGCAGGTGAAGATCGTCAACTATCCCGGTGACGACCTGGACCTGCTCCCGGTCTACCGCAACGCGGCAACGGAACTGAAGAAGGCCATGGGCGCGTCCTGAGGCGCGCCGCGCGGGCACGGGCCGTCACAGCCGCGAGGCGGTCCTCCGCCGGCCGACCCTGGGAGCACATGCCGAGGTGTGCGAAAGCATGTGGCCCGTCCGTCCGTTGCGCCCGAGTCGTGGCGGACGTGAGCAGGAACGACGCCTCGCAGGGCCGTGGGAGCACCCCGGCTCTCCGGGAAGCGGCGAGGGGCGGGAGGGCCCGTCGGTGCCCTCCCGCCCTTCGCCCTTGCCTCGAGGCTGTCAGCCGGCTGATACGAGCGAGTCCGTCCCGGCCGTTCCGGGCGACGACGCCGCTGCGGACAGGCGCTCCCGGAGCGCGGCCCGGTCGGGCTTGCCGGCGGGAGTCAGCGGAAGCCGTTCCACCACCAGCAGGTGCTCGGGCCGCTTGCGCTGCTCCAGCCCGCGGGTGGTGAGGTGTTCGCCCAGTTCGTCGAGCGTGGGCGCGTCCGATCCGCGGATCACCACACAGGCCGCGAGTCTCTCGCCCATCAGCGCGTCCGGGACGCCGACGCACACCACGTCCCGGATGAGGGGGTGCGAGGTGAGTTCACGCTCGACCTCGGCGGGGCTGATGTTGGCCCCGCCGCGGATGACGACGTCCTTGAGCCGTCCGACGACGTGGAGAACGCCATCCTCGTCCAGGAAGCCGAGGTCGCCGGTGCGTACCCAGCCGTCGGGCGTGCGGTAGCGGGCGTCGAGGTCCGGTGCTCCCACGTAGCAGAGCGGGGACATCGGTCCGCGGGCGACGATCTCACCGACCCGGCCGTGGTCCAGGACTTCGCCGTCGTCCGGGTCGGTGACGCGGATGTCCGCCACACGGGGATCCGGGCGGCCCGCCACCACGCCGTGACCGTCGGTGGGCGGGGTGCGGTGGCGGAGGCCGGTATGGCAGTTGACGCCGTCCGCGGAGCCGTAGAGGTTCACCACCGGGCAGCCGAACGCCTCGGACGCGGCGCCGGCGGTCGTGCCGTCGAGTGGCGCCCCACCGAGGACCAGGGCTGTGGGAGCGGGGAGTTCCCCGCCCGCTTCGTCGAGCTGGTCGAGCATCATGCGCACCATCGTGGGCACGCCCAGGACGTGCGTGGGCTTGTGGTCCCGTATCGCTGCGAGCGCGCTCTCCGGTGTGAAGTGGTCGAGCAGGACGAGTGTGCCGCCGTGCCGGGCGAGGGTGACTGCGGTGCCGTTGGAACCGAAGGCGGTGGAGAGCGGTACGAGGAACAGGCACCGGGGCGGGGTGCCGTCCGTGATGAGTGAGGCGAGGAAGTTGCCCCGCCCTCCGGCGAGGGCGTTGTGCGAGTAGGCGACCATCTTGGGCTCCGCTTCGGAGCCGGAGGAGACGAGGATCCGGGCCGCGCTGTCGGGGTGGGGGCGCGCCGCGATGAAGCCGCCCCGGTCGGAGCGCATCAGCCGAGCGAGCGGAATCGTCCCTGCGGGGGCGGTGCCCGAGCCCCCGGCGACGACGTGACGCAACGCCGGCAGGGCTGTGGAGAGGGTGAACAGGTCGGCGGCGTGCCGTGTGCCGCGGTGCTCGGTCGCCGCGATGACGGCGACGGCTTCGGCCCGCCGCAGCAGGCACTCGGCCTCCAGGCTCCCGCGGCCGACGGGGAACGGCAGAGCGATCGCGCCCAGCGCCGCGAGTGCGAGATCGGCGATGACCGCGTTGCGATCGTTGGGCAACTGGACGCCGACCACATCACCGGGACCTATGCCCAGATCTCTGAGTCCGCCGGCGAGAGATCGGACCTTGCGGTCCAGGGCGGTGTAGCAGAGTTTGCCCTTGCCGTCGAGGACGGCGGTGCGGTGCGGGTCCGAGATCTGGCGTGCACGGAAGAGGCTGTAGAGGTCGAGGTCGGGGCAGGTCCCGTCGACCACCCATGAGCGGCGGAGATCGGCGGGCAGCAGGTCGCGCAGTTCGACGGTCACACGAAGCTCCAGGGGTCGGGGACGGCGGGTGCACCGTGTGCGTCGCGGCCGATCGAGCCGGCGAAGCGCGGATCACGGTGCAGGCCGGACAGATCGGTGGTGACCGCGGTGGCGGTCAGGCCGTCCGCGTGGAGTTGCTGCACCGCGTCGGCCGTGGTCAGTTCACGCAGGTCGTGTGCGGCCGCTTCGGCAGCCGAGTCGTCGCAGGGGGCGACCCAGCCGTCGGCGGTCGGCAGGGGGCGGCGGAACCCTGCGGGCTTACGGGTGTCCTCGCCGCGGGCCGCTCTGGCCAGTGCGGGAGCAGTCAGGATCTCGGCAGCGCCGAGCAGCGAGGACTCGACGTGCACGCCGTGCCCGGATCGTTCGCGCTGCAGCAGCCCGGCGAGGATCGCCTCCGCTCCCAGCAGCCCGCCCAGGACGTCGAGGAGCGTCATCAGGGAGGGCGCCGGCACCTCGCCCTCGGGGCGCACGGCCTCGCCGACCCCGGTGCGGGCCTGGACCATGAAGTCGGTACCCATCGGGGCATCGGCGATCCGGCCGGCCCAGCCACTGGTGTACGCGTACACCAGGGCGGGATTCACCGAGGCGAGGTCGCTGCTGTCAAGGCCCAGCTCGGAGGCCTTGCCCGGCGCCCAGTTGTGCAGGAAGACGTCGGCTTCGGCCGCCATTTCGCGCAGCCGGCGGCGGTCCGCGTCCGCTTTGATGTCGATCTCGACGGCGTCCTTGCCTCGATTGAGGGCGAGCCAGCGGGCCGAGACGCCTGAGGAGGTGGGCGGCATACCCCGCAGAGGGTCCCCGCCCGGCGGCTCGATGCGGATCACTTCGGCACCGAGCAGCCCGAGCAGATGTGCGGCGAGCGGGGCCTGGATGCGTCTGCCGGCCTCCAGCACCGTGGTCCCGGCCAGCGGACGGCCGGGAGGTGGCGGAGCCGGCGAGCCGGGCCGGTCGCCGGAGGGATCGAGGAGGCTCAGCCGCCAGGGGTCGGCGTCCTCGTGTTCTGCTGCCCTGCCGGCCAGCGTGCCCAGGACGCACACCTGGGCGCCGGCGTTCGACGCGGCCTGCCGGATCCGTTCCAGCGGGTGACGCCGGGTGGTGGCGTGCAGGGCTCGCGGAAAGGGAGCGCAGGCCGTGGCGTACCGGAACTGGAACGGCCGCCATCCGCTCCGGACGGCGTCCGTCGGCGTTTCCAGGGCGCGCCAGAACGTGGCCCACGCGGCCGGGTCCAGGGTCTCGAGTTCGAAGTGGAGACCCTCGGCCGAGGTGAACGGCGGTCCTCCGGCGGCGATGTCGGCGGCTTCACCTTCGTCGGCGCCGGCGGCGGCGAGGTATTGGAAGACGGTCAGCAGTCCGGCGTGGTCGGCCCGGGTGGACACCCGGGCCGGGCCACCGCCTCGTGCCTGAGCCAGCAGACCGGCGAGCAGCCCCTGCACGGTCAGGACGGCGGCGGCGGTGGCGGTGTAGTCGGCCGCCAGGCCACATGGCGCCCCGTGCTTGCGCCCATGCACGCCCATGACGCCGGTCGCTGCCTGAACGGTGGCCTCGTCGACGATGCCGGCCCTCGGCTCCGACCACGTCGTGCGTGCCTCCGCGGGATGGAAGCCTCCGCCGGCCAGGACGGTTTGCCCGGTCGGTGCCGTGCCGGACACCGAGCCGGCTGCCTGCGCACCGAGGCGAAGCAAGTGATCCGTGACGACGCTCGTGATCTCCGGCGGTCCAGACGTGTCGAAACGCAGTGTGTCGAGTGGCCGGACCGTCCTCGTGGTGACTGGTGACGCCATGCCTCTCCTCTCCTGGCGCGACGGTGGCCGCCGCCGGGGGTCGTTCGGAACGCGGGAACTCCCGGGCGTCTCCACCCGACCAGTTCCACGGAGAGGGAGTCGGACGGCCGTTCCCATGGGTTCCCACCCAACTGGAGGAAAACAGTGGCGAGTACAGAGCGAACGACCAGCGGGCATCCCCACGGTGCTGCGGCAACGCAGCACCTGCGGGCACAGGTTGAGGGATTCGTGCGGAACCGGGTGGTCCCGCGGGAACGGGTGCTGGACGCAGGGGGGCCCGAGGCGGGAGGGGCTCTGTCCGAGCTGCGACGTCTGGCCCGCTCCGAGGGGCTGTGGGCGCTTGCGCTGCCCGCGGAACTGGGTGGCGGCGGTCTGACGCTCGCCGCCTACGCCGAGATCGCCGAGGCCGAGGGCGCGAGTGACCACGGTCCCACGGCACTGGG
The genomic region above belongs to Streptomyces marianii and contains:
- a CDS encoding CoA transferase is translated as MASPVTTRTVRPLDTLRFDTSGPPEITSVVTDHLLRLGAQAAGSVSGTAPTGQTVLAGGGFHPAEARTTWSEPRAGIVDEATVQAATGVMGVHGRKHGAPCGLAADYTATAAAVLTVQGLLAGLLAQARGGGPARVSTRADHAGLLTVFQYLAAAGADEGEAADIAAGGPPFTSAEGLHFELETLDPAAWATFWRALETPTDAVRSGWRPFQFRYATACAPFPRALHATTRRHPLERIRQAASNAGAQVCVLGTLAGRAAEHEDADPWRLSLLDPSGDRPGSPAPPPPGRPLAGTTVLEAGRRIQAPLAAHLLGLLGAEVIRIEPPGGDPLRGMPPTSSGVSARWLALNRGKDAVEIDIKADADRRRLREMAAEADVFLHNWAPGKASELGLDSSDLASVNPALVYAYTSGWAGRIADAPMGTDFMVQARTGVGEAVRPEGEVPAPSLMTLLDVLGGLLGAEAILAGLLQRERSGHGVHVESSLLGAAEILTAPALARAARGEDTRKPAGFRRPLPTADGWVAPCDDSAAEAAAHDLRELTTADAVQQLHADGLTATAVTTDLSGLHRDPRFAGSIGRDAHGAPAVPDPWSFV
- a CDS encoding TroA family protein, producing MARTRVRIASLVALSTALLLSAGCGGEGDGDTSARAGTDGAKGGAKDKPVVVVTTTWEGAFAKAAGAEDVKVIVPRSVHHAPDYDPKPSDLAAVAGADFVLYAPFEPYAAKIKEAAGSKAELVEVDLDNDVDKVGAEVARLGKLFGTEDAAAQWKTTFSGEYAELSADVKAAWPAGKSPSVVTQVFTAWSAKLAGANVVGTYGPEPVTPAQLADLSKKKPALVLDNAHMSTGPVLPDSGAKQVKIVNYPGDDLDLLPVYRNAATELKKAMGAS
- a CDS encoding metal ABC transporter permease produces the protein MTLATADLGALLQLVPVQRAGFALVLAAVGLPIVGVIIVGLDIMPVRFAMMHVALLGIAVGLLTGLDPMLCALVACALSGAGIAPLARTPDGLSGAMGLLMSLAVAAALLVLAVSGVNASGAFALLWGSILSVGAADLVVLGVLAVLVPGLFWWRRRDVALLLHDRELAQCSGVPVRGLTVALLVLVAVAVAGAIKLTGALLVDALTLLPALAARRLGSSLRSITVWAVGIGVVVNGAGFLSALWLDWPPGPVLVLTAGAVVLAVHLVPERRNTSWRAPASVSLPSSH
- a CDS encoding class I adenylate-forming enzyme family protein, with translation MTVELRDLLPADLRRSWVVDGTCPDLDLYSLFRARQISDPHRTAVLDGKGKLCYTALDRKVRSLAGGLRDLGIGPGDVVGVQLPNDRNAVIADLALAALGAIALPFPVGRGSLEAECLLRRAEAVAVIAATEHRGTRHAADLFTLSTALPALRHVVAGGSGTAPAGTIPLARLMRSDRGGFIAARPHPDSAARILVSSGSEAEPKMVAYSHNALAGGRGNFLASLITDGTPPRCLFLVPLSTAFGSNGTAVTLARHGGTLVLLDHFTPESALAAIRDHKPTHVLGVPTMVRMMLDQLDEAGGELPAPTALVLGGAPLDGTTAGAASEAFGCPVVNLYGSADGVNCHTGLRHRTPPTDGHGVVAGRPDPRVADIRVTDPDDGEVLDHGRVGEIVARGPMSPLCYVGAPDLDARYRTPDGWVRTGDLGFLDEDGVLHVVGRLKDVVIRGGANISPAEVERELTSHPLIRDVVCVGVPDALMGERLAACVVIRGSDAPTLDELGEHLTTRGLEQRKRPEHLLVVERLPLTPAGKPDRAALRERLSAAASSPGTAGTDSLVSAG
- a CDS encoding metal ABC transporter ATP-binding protein → MGGLDIHMRGVACRHGRVEAVADIDLEIAAGETVALTGTNGSGKTTLLRAVLGLHRQVTGTILVGGRGATSPAEWAWRRRSCAWIPQKPAAGRFPLRGEELLTSSGAPAEAQEAADRLGVGPLARRPLHTLAGGQLQRMYLARAIGSVAAGAGVLLADEPTAALDFAGQEEAADVLTSLPVTLVVVTHDRTLAERCDRVLEMAAGRLREGR
- a CDS encoding PepSY-associated TM helix domain-containing protein, with the translated sequence MSTTSDASPNGAPAADSPDEKPTSDRSGTTSSAAPANGRTRSGWWPLLTRLHFYAGILVAPFLLVAALTGLAYTAVPQLDQLVYSQELRVEEVGGTPKPLTEQTASAREAHPEGSIVSVIPPEAADHTTKIVLSVPELAEQDKQRTVYVDPYTAEVRGALTTWSGSTPLATWLDDLHRNLHLGETGRLYSELAASWLWVLVLGGLLLWFGRRRTYAGGAKRDMLLPERGARGVRRSRSLHAITGVWISAGLLVLSATGLTWSAYAGERFTELRTSLSAYAPELDTTASAEGSSDRSDGHETGGNAVDSGLPQGLSPDRILEKARAAGLDGPVELSVPADEESTWTVAQTDGLWPVRMDKAAVDPHSGEITSRVDWADHPVLAKLSSLGVRAHMGTLFGLANQIVLAVIALGLSVGIVLGYRVWWQRRPTRADRRALVGRAPARGTWRHLPWPALAVTVPLVVAVGWAFPLLGWSLLAFLVLDGVLALVRRRRTAGPAANA